A genomic stretch from Falco naumanni isolate bFalNau1 chromosome 4, bFalNau1.pat, whole genome shotgun sequence includes:
- the DCUN1D3 gene encoding DCN1-like protein 3, translating into MGQCVTKCKNPSSTLGSKNGERESGSKSHSKRSAVHKDDHGSACGKSSGDILVNGTKKTDTAVESSQPPTFSGDTKKDSVSSAEESSLQRIGELFRRYKDEREDAILEEGMERFCNDLCVDPTEFKVLVLAWKFQAATMCKFTRKEFFEGCKAINADSIDGICARFPSLLNEAKQEDKFKDLYRFTFQFGLDSEEGQRSLHREIAIALWKLVFTQNKPPILDQWLHFLIENPSGIKGISRDTWNMFLNFTQVIGPDLSNYSEDEAWPSLFDTFVEWEMERRKKEEETKCISSSDTEGLCAEEQT; encoded by the exons ATGGGCCAGTGTGTCACGAAGTGCAAGAATCCTTCTTCTACCCTTGGCAGCAAAAATGGGGAAAGGGAATCCGGCAGCAAGTCGCATAGTAAGAGAAGCGCAGTTCACAAAGACGACCATGGTTCCGCTTGCGGGAAGTCTTCAGGAGATATACTCGTGAATGGGACAAAGAAAACGGACACTGCTGTAGAGTCTAGTCAGCCTCCAACGTTTTCTGGAGACACAAAGAAGGACTCTGTTTCCAGTGCAGAAGAATCTTCGCTCCAAAGGATTGGGGAGTTATTTAGGAGGTATAAGGATGAACGGGAAGATGCCATACTGGAAGAAGGAATGGAACGATTTTGCAATGACCTCTGTGTTGATCCCACTGAATTTAAAGTGCTAGTTTTGGCTTGGAAATTCCAGGCTGCTACCATGTGCAAATTTACAAG GAAGGAGTTTTTCGAAGGCTGCAAAGCAATAAATGCAGACAGCATTGATGGCATTTGTGCAAGGTTCCCCAGCCTCTTAAACGAAGCCAAGCAGGAAGATAAATTCAAGGATCTCTATCGTTTCACCTTCCAGTTTGGCCTAGACTCTGAAGAAGGACAGAGGTCGCTACATCGGGAAATAGCCATTGCCCTATGGAAATTAGTCTTCACCCAAAACAAGCCCCCCATTTTGGACCAGTGGTTGCACTTCCTAATTGAGAACCCCTCAGGAATCAAGGGAATCTCCCGGGACACGTGGAACATGTTTCTAAATTTTACTCAGGTGATTGGACCAGACCTTAGCAACTACAGCGAGGACGAGGCCTGGCCGAGTCTCTTCGATACCTTTGTGGAGTGGGAAATGGAGcgaaggaaaaaggaggaggaaaccAAATGTATTTCGTCTTCGGACACAGAGGGCCTGTGTGCGGAGGAACAGACTTAG